In Pelobacter propionicus DSM 2379, the genomic window ACTTTTTTGATGATGTTCTCAATAGTTATATTACCCCATTTGCTTCCATCCCACGGAAAGACGACATCGGTGGACTTCATTTCTGCATCCTTGGGAATATTGTAGGTAACGTGACACTGAGCGCAAACCAGAGTCCTCTTGTCCTGGTGGGTCAACTTGGACTGATCGACGCCGAGCTTATCCAGTGCCTTACCGAGGGTAAACCCGCGAGAGATTCGCAGTGACATATCCTTGTTGTTGTGGCAGTCGATACAGGCTACTCCGAGTGTCTGGTGTTCTTTGGGAATCTTACTAAGTACTTCCTTGTATTCCATGGAGAAGTAATTCTTACCCATTTCTTTTTGCAAAAGTGGAGCATATGGAGTTTTACAGGTCAAGCAGGACCCACCAGCCTTGTACCGTCCCGGGTCAACATCCAGTTGATCCTGTATCATGTGGAGATGTCCCCGCGGCTCCTTGTATTCCGATCCAAAGGCCCAACCATTGTAGAGTAGCGCGAGAAAAGGGTATTCATCGAGTTTATCGGGCCGTTCTTCTCCTACATCGTATCCACGCTTATATCTGCTTTTGCCTGCAGGGGTTGGTTCACCGGTTTTTTTCCAGAGGTCGTATTCCACCGGATAGACCTTTCCCCATTGGGCTGGATCAATCGTCCCATCGGCTATCTCAGCAGTTTTCACAGATTCTGCTTTCTTTGGGGCACAACCGTAACAGACCTTTGAAAAACTCCCCGATTTTCTCCCTGCCTTCTTCCTTGGCGTTTTTCTCGAGTTGTCTGGGAAGGATTGATGGCTTTTCAGGTCGCTTTTTCTGCTCTTTGGCTCGTTATCTGGTTCGTTTTTGCCCTTTTTGCATGCCATTTTGGCAGTTCGGGCGCATCGCTCCTACGCTTGGGCAATGAGATTTCTGAGCTTGACCAGATTGAAACATCCAGCGGCCAGACTGAAGTAGAATTTGATCTTCTCAAGCCCGACATGCCTGAGCTTACGGAATCCAGCAATGACCTTGGCCCAGCCGAAGAATTCTTCGATCTTCTTCCGATCCTTCAGGCTTTGCCGGTAGCTGGCATGCCGGGTGGTGCGGCCATCTATCGCCGATCCCTTCTTCTTGCTGGCAACATGCGGGGTGACGTTGATTTCTCG contains:
- a CDS encoding ammonia-forming cytochrome c nitrite reductase subunit c552, which translates into the protein MACKKGKNEPDNEPKSRKSDLKSHQSFPDNSRKTPRKKAGRKSGSFSKVCYGCAPKKAESVKTAEIADGTIDPAQWGKVYPVEYDLWKKTGEPTPAGKSRYKRGYDVGEERPDKLDEYPFLALLYNGWAFGSEYKEPRGHLHMIQDQLDVDPGRYKAGGSCLTCKTPYAPLLQKEMGKNYFSMEYKEVLSKIPKEHQTLGVACIDCHNNKDMSLRISRGFTLGKALDKLGVDQSKLTHQDKRTLVCAQCHVTYNIPKDAEMKSTDVVFPWDGSKWGNITIENIIKKVRSNPENGEWTQSVTGFKLGFVRHPEFELFSNNSVHWQAGVACSDCHMPYTKVGSRKVSDHRIMSPLKNDLKACQQCHTESPEWLRSQIFAIQDRSMSQFIRSGYSTATVAKLFEMANKAQAAGKQIDKELYAQAKNHYEEAFYRVAFIGAENSTGFHNPSEAMRILSDAGNHAGKAEALLRQALTKVGVTVPIKIDLELTKYTNNRGTKKLMFKPKHEIKDPYAEK